The Besnoitia besnoiti strain Bb-Ger1 chromosome IV, whole genome shotgun sequence genome contains a region encoding:
- a CDS encoding hypothetical protein (encoded by transcript BESB_052520) — protein sequence MAAARTPSNTTPYSAELQTFLITKFDPLLAIVRELNDRLQSSEKERFRLERRTQRLEHQVLALVDSVEKGKPLERIEENDEDNPQAIREMLRSEEALVAPWLFSCQIGTPTSALQVLLEFTPDTTEELDVKLWKREEDMWIMFLEELPDAFVLRKPDSLQLLDLRRAARRALLELCRGEALFILRNVPGKLEAASCPTAITLVAILAAALSEAWSRIEAAEPEALGRVALVLEGSDIGSRLRAGRKRFRIEPLN from the exons atggcggcagcgcggacgcCTTCCAATACCACTCCCTACTCTGCAGAGCTCCAGACCTTTTTGATAACCAAGTTTGATCCGCTCTTGGCGATTGTCCGAGAGCTCAACGATCGCTTACAGAGCTCAGAAAAAG AGCGATTCCGTCTCGAGCGGCGGACACAGCGCCTAGAACATCAGGTTCTCGCGTTGGTAGATTCGGTGGAGAAAGGAAAACCGCTTGAAAGGATTGAAGAAAATGATGAGGACAATCCCCAAG CAATCCGTGAGATGCTCCGTTCCGAAGAGGCCCTGGTGGCGCCGTGGTTGTTTTCTTGCCAG ATCGGCACGCCGACCTCGGCGTTGCAAGTGCTTCTGGAGTTCACTCCCGACACCACCGAGGAGCTGGACGTAAAATTATGGAAACGAGAG GAGGATATGTGGATAATGTTTCTCGAGGAACTTCCTGACG CATTCGTCTTGCGCAAGCCTGACAGTCTACAGCTCCTGgatctccgccgcgcag CCCGACGAGCGCTGTTAGAGCTGTGCCGTGGGGAGGCCCTTTTCATTTTGCGAAACGTCCCGGGAAAGCTGGAGGCTGCATCTTGCCCTACGGCAATTACGCTTGTCG CGATCCTGGCCGCAGCACTGTCCGAGGCGTGGTCG CGGATCGAAGCAGCGGAGCCGGAAGCATTAGGTCGAGTGGCGCTCGTTCTCGAAG GGTCAGACATTGGCTCTCGACTGCGCGCTGGTCGAAAACGGTTCCGCATTGAGCCTCTCAATTGA